A genome region from Triticum aestivum cultivar Chinese Spring chromosome 2B, IWGSC CS RefSeq v2.1, whole genome shotgun sequence includes the following:
- the LOC123043169 gene encoding cytochrome P450 89A2-like, which yields MDQLVVLLALLLCGLLSVLRRGRAPPATVARHKISDPAIAHRALVENADAFSNRPRARLHVALAGRRDGKRIEDLNSVAHGPYWRALRCNLTAETLHPSRLGGLVPLQREAVQGLVAALSSAPRGSREEVTEVHQHLYGAVFSVVARLCFGHAVDEAHVRAMRRVIQNFQLAIGQVKPFSAKGSVMDKIVEWRRLRRLFAINVGLKELLLPHIAARRMAVQSPRPHDEGGRRPYVDSLFDLRVPNEGAAGRRALRDDEMVNLITEFLGAGTGTVVACMEWALAHIVDKPGVQEKLRGEVDDGEVSRVVAGMPYLHAVVLETLRMHPPLPVIPRHVHADAVGVLVGGMSMPPPAGDFYVNFSVGDMGRDSKIWSEPHEFRPERFLAGGDGDGVGPLPGPKQIRMMPFGAGHRFCPGVGMAMVNVKCFLAALMREFEWALPIGTGAVDLTEMDSFFKVMKKPLSARVTRRRKSI from the coding sequence ATGGATCAGCTCGTCGTGCTCCTCGCCCTTCTCTTGTGCGGCCTCCTCTCCGTACTCCGGCGCGGCCGTGCTCCTCCAGCCACGGTAGCCCGGCACAAGATCAGCGACCCTGCCATCGCCCACCGGGCGCTCGTCGAGAACGCCGACGCCTTCTCGAACCGCCCCCGCGCGCGCCTGCATGTGGCCCTGGCCGGCCGGCGCGACGGCAAGCGGATTGAGGACCTCAACTCCGTGGCGCACGGCCCGTACTGGCGCGCCCTCCGGTGCAACCTCACCGCCGAGACACTCCACCCGTCGCGCCTCGGCGGCCTCGTGCCGCTGCAGCGGGAGGCCGTCCAGGGCCTCGTCGCCGCCCTGTCGTCCGCCCCCCGGGGAAGCAGGGAGGAGGTGACGGAGGTGCACCAGCATCTCTACGGCGCTGTGTTCTCGGTCGTCGCGCGCCTGTGCTTCGGCCACGCCGTCGACGAGGCCCACGTGCGCGCCATGCGACGCGTCATACAGAACTTCCAGCTTGCCATTGGGCAGGTCAAGCCTTTCTCGGCTAAGGGCTCCGTAATGGACAAGATCGTGGAGTGGAGGCGGCTGCGCAGGCTGTTCGCCATCAATGTCGGCCTCAAGGAGCTGTTACTCCCTCACATCGCGGCACGGCGGATGGCGGTTCAGTCTCCCCGACCACACGACGAGGGCGGCCGTCGTCCATATGTTGACTCGCTCTTCGACCTCCGTGTCCCCAATGAGGGCGCCGCCGGGCGGCGCGCTCTTAGGGACGACGAGATGGTGAACCTAATCACGGAGTTCCTCGGCGCCGGCACAGGGACGGTGGTTGCATGCATGGAATGGGCCCTCGCCCACATTGTCGACAAGCCGGGGGTACAGGAGAAGCTCCGTGGCGAGGTCGACGATGGCGAGGTCTCCCGTGTAGTTGCAGGCATGCCTTACCTGCATGCCGTCGTGCTCGAGACCCTCCGCATGCACCCGCCCTTGCCGGTCATCCCGCGCCATGTCCATGCCGATGCCGTCGGGGTGTTGGTCGGAGGAATGTCCATGCCACCGCCGGCCGGCGACTTTTACGTGAATTTCTCCGTGGGGGACATGGGCAGGGACAGCAAGATATGGTCGGAGCCCCACGAGTTCCGGCCGGAGCGGTTCCTGGCCGGTGGCGATGGGGACGGCGTCGGCCCGTTGCCGGGGCCCAAGCAGATCAGGATGATGCCATTTGGCGCCGGGCATAGGTTCTGCCCGGGTGTAGGCATGGCGATGGTGAACGTGAAGTGCTTCTTGGCCGCGCTCATGCGTGAGTTTGAGTGGGCACTGCCGATTGGCACCGGCGCTGTTGACCTCACGGAGATGGATTCCTTCTTCAAGGTGATGAAGAAGCCGCTTTCCGCGCGTGTCACGCGACGCAGGAAATCCATCTAA